In Catalinimonas alkaloidigena, a single genomic region encodes these proteins:
- a CDS encoding ABC transporter permease yields the protein MFLNYLKVALRNLRHYKGYGLISILGLALGITSALLIFLLVQYHLGFDAGHAKADRIYRIVSASQRPNGARSGSPGTPVPMAEAVRQDFSEVELVAPINHTSGLMSVTEGTETRRFREDDMLFATPEFFEVFDFPVEHQAGASLARPGTVLLTRTLAEKLFPRQNPVGQSVQLANRLDLTVTGVLDDPPVQSSLPFSALISYQSLEEYFADPSDLEWGSISSDHQLYVLLHEGITPEQVEARMPELAKKYKNERAQRQDINPLQPLREVHFDERYGGFSTTVSKAQLGMLAMVAFFLILLACINFVNLATAQAVQRGREVGIRKVLGSGRGQLITQFLGETALIVISALVLTLGAVQLLLPTFNQFVGQALVFAPLRDPWLLGGLVGLTLLLTVAAGLYPALLLSGFQPAQVLKGRAQGVRVGGLTLRQVLVGFQFVAAQVLLIGTLVVWAQTRYLQTAEMGFNREAVVTVPLPDNRPTSLETFRQRLETYPEFQQISFSNLAPASDSRWMSNFGMADQPDADVSVQLFMTDAHYADLYRLPLLAGRMLQESDTVREYVVNEALLKVVDIATPEDAIGRMLRLGGGEPKPIVGVVQDFHQGSLREKINPALLMTDSREFYEAALRLAPSVPLSQALAHVEAAWTATFPEAIYSYAFLDDEIAEFYRGEERITQLLGVFAGIAIFIGCLGLYGLVSFVVTRRTKEIGVRKVLGASLASVVSLVSREFGRIALLSFLIATPLAWYLLRQWLSDFPYHVSLHPGYFVVGGMMLFGVAALSVSYQSLRAALINPVQALKTE from the coding sequence ATGTTCCTCAACTACCTGAAAGTCGCGCTGCGCAACCTGCGGCATTACAAAGGCTACGGCCTCATCAGCATCCTGGGCCTGGCCCTGGGCATCACCTCGGCGCTGCTCATTTTTCTGCTGGTGCAGTACCACCTGGGCTTCGACGCCGGCCACGCCAAGGCTGACCGGATTTACCGCATCGTGAGTGCTTCGCAACGACCCAACGGCGCGCGGAGCGGCTCTCCGGGCACGCCCGTCCCGATGGCAGAAGCAGTACGGCAGGATTTCTCCGAGGTAGAATTGGTGGCCCCGATTAACCACACCAGCGGGTTGATGAGTGTGACGGAGGGAACGGAGACGCGCCGCTTTCGGGAAGACGATATGTTGTTTGCGACTCCGGAATTTTTCGAGGTGTTCGATTTTCCGGTCGAACATCAGGCAGGGGCTTCGCTGGCGCGTCCGGGGACGGTCCTTCTGACGCGTACCCTGGCCGAGAAACTCTTCCCGCGGCAGAACCCGGTCGGACAGAGTGTTCAGTTGGCAAACCGACTCGACCTAACCGTGACCGGCGTGCTGGACGATCCGCCGGTGCAGTCGTCGTTGCCCTTTTCGGCACTGATTTCCTATCAATCGCTCGAAGAATATTTCGCTGATCCGAGCGACCTGGAATGGGGGAGTATTTCGAGCGATCACCAGCTCTACGTGCTCTTGCACGAAGGCATTACACCCGAACAGGTAGAGGCCCGCATGCCCGAACTGGCAAAAAAATACAAGAACGAACGTGCGCAACGGCAGGATATCAATCCGTTACAACCCTTGCGCGAGGTGCATTTCGACGAGCGTTATGGGGGCTTTAGCACGACCGTCTCGAAGGCCCAACTCGGCATGCTTGCGATGGTCGCCTTTTTTCTGATTCTGCTGGCGTGCATCAACTTCGTGAACCTGGCGACCGCACAGGCCGTGCAGCGGGGGCGCGAAGTCGGCATTCGTAAAGTATTGGGCAGCGGACGCGGGCAACTGATCACACAGTTTCTGGGCGAAACAGCCCTGATTGTGATCAGTGCGCTGGTGTTGACGCTGGGTGCGGTGCAGCTGCTGCTGCCGACGTTCAACCAGTTTGTGGGGCAGGCGTTGGTCTTTGCGCCGCTTCGCGATCCGTGGCTGTTGGGTGGCTTGGTCGGGTTGACGCTTCTGCTCACCGTGGCGGCAGGGCTCTATCCGGCGCTGCTGTTGTCGGGATTTCAACCCGCGCAGGTATTGAAGGGAAGAGCGCAGGGCGTGCGGGTCGGGGGGCTGACGCTCCGGCAGGTCCTGGTGGGGTTTCAGTTCGTTGCGGCGCAGGTGCTGCTGATCGGGACACTGGTCGTCTGGGCGCAGACGCGTTACCTGCAAACCGCCGAGATGGGTTTCAATCGCGAGGCGGTGGTGACCGTCCCGTTGCCCGACAACCGCCCCACGTCGCTGGAAACATTTCGGCAGCGGCTGGAAACCTACCCGGAGTTTCAGCAGATAAGCTTCTCTAACCTGGCACCCGCCAGCGACTCCCGGTGGATGAGCAACTTCGGAATGGCCGATCAGCCCGATGCCGACGTGTCCGTACAGTTGTTTATGACCGATGCGCACTACGCCGACCTGTACCGGTTGCCCCTCCTGGCGGGGCGCATGTTGCAGGAAAGCGATACGGTGCGCGAATACGTCGTAAACGAAGCGCTCCTGAAAGTGGTAGACATCGCCACGCCGGAAGACGCCATTGGGCGCATGTTGCGGCTGGGCGGCGGCGAACCCAAACCGATCGTCGGCGTCGTGCAGGACTTCCATCAGGGTTCGTTGCGCGAAAAAATCAACCCCGCCTTGTTAATGACCGACTCGCGCGAGTTTTACGAAGCGGCCCTTCGGCTGGCCCCTTCTGTCCCGCTGTCGCAGGCGCTGGCTCACGTCGAAGCGGCCTGGACGGCCACGTTTCCCGAAGCAATCTACAGCTACGCATTTCTGGACGACGAAATTGCGGAGTTTTACCGGGGAGAAGAACGCATCACGCAACTGCTCGGCGTATTTGCCGGTATCGCCATCTTCATTGGGTGTCTGGGTCTGTACGGACTGGTTTCGTTCGTCGTAACGCGTCGCACCAAAGAGATCGGCGTGCGCAAGGTGCTGGGGGCCTCGCTGGCGAGTGTGGTCAGCCTCGTTTCGCGCGAGTTCGGGCGGATTGCGCTGCTGTCGTTCCTGATCGCCACCCCGCTGGCGTGGTACCTGCTCCGGCAGTGGCTCAGCGACTTTCCGTATCACGTTTCGCTTCATCCGGGTTATTTTGTGGTCGGGGGAATGATGCTTTTCGGAGTCGCGGCGTTGTCCGTCAGTTACCAGTCCCTCCGTGCTGCACTCATCAATCCTGTACAGGCCTTGAAAACGGAATAG